The following nucleotide sequence is from Carassius carassius chromosome 16, fCarCar2.1, whole genome shotgun sequence.
CATTAGTGTGATTAGAGGACCTCTCATGAGTCACATCCATCAGTGGAGTCCCACTCTGACCACCATGAACATCATTCGCCTGTAAGAAAACAGATTCACAGAAGGTAAAGACATAAACAGAACTAATGATTCACTTACACCAAAAAATAGACTAGGAACTGtaagtgtatttctttttttgtttgcagAATATATGGTGTTcttttgttaaatattaatgaatatgaTCAACTGCATTACACTGTCATCTTCTATACTACAGTAAGATACAGTTGTGGCTAAAAGTGCACTTAAACAATACAACTATTTTAACTATTATCATAATAATCTTATTAAATCAACTATTGGAATTATATAGTAacataataatgaaaatgtatcCACGCCATTGTTTATTATGAAGTAAACTGTAAGAACAGTGCTGTCCAACAGTGCCAACTTGCAGACATTAATTCTGATTTATTGCAGGTAAACTGATTCAGTGCTCATAGTATCTTACCTGATCATTGTGCTGCGTCCCGGTGTCTGTTTGAACAACAATAACAAACTCAATTAAACACAAACTACTTTGGTTAATTAaggtaaatacatatatatatagtatgtcaaatgtcaaatgattaatcgtgattaatcgcaagTTTTGttttgtgacgagtcagctgcctcctccctgattgtcatcggcaccccgtcctaaatcgccgcccttcaccaggctcccgacaggagtggaTGTGTGAGAGGGGGAcaagtcagggctggcggcgtgtgatggggcacacctgatgtgaatggagcctcatcaccgccgctgtttaaaagcccaatgcGCCCCTTCTGGAGACCGGTcccttccccgtgcatgcacactggtgtcctcgtgggtccaggaagggtgcgttgagggactcccgcgccactagaGACGTGAGCTAACGGACCCGCAATCCGGCTGAGAACCGCACCCATTTACACGGCCAACGGGCCATGATGCCGGGTCGTCCATCCCCTGCAAGCACCACGACGAGCAGGATGTGGCCGGGCCATGGGGGAGCAcatgcggccgccggactctgcCCCTTACCTGGTTCCCTTCCTTCGTGAACACTGCTCGACGtggacaccagatcccctgtttgttttggacactctccccctttggccacttttattccctcctttttcttattttcttttaacAAAAGCCTCTCGAGGCCTGACGCcatgcccactgtgtctgtcgtgtgctcctcccgtcacagtttacataatatttgtgtgtgtgtactgtgtatatttattatgtgtctatataaatacacacacatatagtatatattttgaaaatatttacacgtatatatttatattcatataaattataaagaaatatttttaaatatttaaaaatatatataattataataaataaaatgtattgggACCAATGACTTCAACCGCGAGGGACATTGAGTACAAAGTACTTATAGGAAAATACAGGTTTTGACCGATTGTGTATTAAATTACCCAATTTGGGGCAAAAAAAATGATCAGCTAGTAAACTGAACTTTTTCAGAACTTTTTCAACTTTTTGAACTGAATTTTTGAAACAAGCGGTCTGAAAGAATCAAAcagacttcccatcactaatgtaATACTCACCTTTTTTATTTACTCGACGCTTGTAAAAATAAAACCCACAAATAGATGCAGCTATAATCAGCAGGACAGCAGCACAAATTCCTGCTTTTTCACCTGCAGACAGACCTGCAACTGAAAGAGTAAAGTCATTATTACTAGAGAGCAAATTATAATCCAtttgacaaatgtttttttttttttttttcacttttctgcTTCAGTCCTCAGCTGTATGATATTGCTTTAACTGATTAAGTGGTGAGTTCTACTGTGTTATTGGAGAACATCACCTAAAATAGCAACACATCATTCAGCTGTCAGAAAAACTGACTGGTAAAATACTGGGGTTGTGTGATGTTTCTGGAAGGTGTGAAGGTGTGTGGAAGGTGTGTTAAGGGCAGGTTTTTAGAGTAGCGCTGCTCTGTCAGTGGAAATGTAGCTTGATTTTGACTTCCCAGCTAAAGGTCCGAGGCTACAGGCTGCATGTGGCTCATTGTTAGCCCCGGCTTAGACTGGCTGACAGTGGAAAAGCTGCTATTGTCTCAAAGCTCTCTTGGATTGATATAAAACatggaaatttattttaaaatgcactgaAATGCATAGAATTATGCTCACCGGTGACAGAAACGCTGAAGCTCTTTAAACTGGTGACCACAACAAGACTGCTACTGCTCCTGATCTGTAGTTTATAATCTCCAGAGTCTGTGGTGTTGAtgttcatgatggtcagagatccagtctgatgatccagcttcagtctgtctctgaatctctctttaCACTGAAGATCTGAACAGATCTTACTCTGATCTCCAGTGATTTCGGCGATGAGAGTCTCATTACAATACCACGTCATCACAACATTTGGGGTTTTTGTTACACCAGGATGTAAAGTGACAGATTCCCCCTCCACTACAGACTTGGTCTTCATTTCATCTTGTCGAGCAGCAGGAACATCTGAAACACAAACCGACATCTACTGGAGGATCTCTGCTGATGAAAAAACCTGCATAACCGGAGAGACTTTAAACCTTTCTTGACTTTGAATCTGACAAACAACATTTATCCAAGTtttatattcacaaaaaaaacattttacatactgattttactttaaatacacAACTAAGAGAAGCTGAAACCAGATATTATACGATTAGAAAC
It contains:
- the LOC132160297 gene encoding uncharacterized protein LOC132160297, encoding MKNLFIFLMILPYRGSPGVADEKSVSVNEGDSVTLHTEVKTNQQEVIVWFFNNTRIAQISGDQSKICTDVQCKERFRDRLKLDHQTGSLTIMNTRNTDSGGYRLVIISSNSSSEKTFRVAVNDVPAARQDEMKTKSVVEGESVTLHPGVTKTPNVVMTWYCNETLIAEITGDQSKICSDLQCKERFRDRLKLDHQTGSLTIMNINTTDSGDYKLQIRSSSSLVVVTSLKSFSVSVTVAGLSAGEKAGICAAVLLIIAASICGFYFYKRRVNKKDTGTQHNDQVRYYEH